TCTGGGCCAGCTCCTCGGCTTTCTTGATCTGAGCCGGCGCCATGTGTGAAGCGAGGTTGTCGCGATCCTTCATCAGTTCGTCTTTCGATCCCGCCATCGAAGACTCAATCGCCACGCTGTACCACATATGCGCGCGCACGGAATCCAGTGGCACGCCCTGCCCCTTCGCATACATCTGCGCGAGTGCATTCTGCGCCCCTGCATGGCCCTGCCCCGCCGCCAGGCGATGCCACTTCATCGCCGCCTTGAAGTCATGTATCACTCCCAGGCCACTGGCGTAGAGGAGTCCAAGGTTATATTGTGCCCGGTCATCTCCTTTTTCCGCCAGAGGAAGAAAGAGCGCCCCCGCGACCCTAAAGTCGCCACGCCGTAGGGCCGCGTACGGTTCCTCCCCAGACAAAGATACCGACGACGGTACCGTTTTCTTCGAACCACCCTTGAGCGGCTCCGCCGCGGTCGCGACGGATGTACAGGTCCACATCAATACGACCGCAAGCAGGAACAGCCTCATCGTGCACCTCTCAAATCTGACCATTCGAGTCCTTATCCACCGATATCTGTTCCGTTTTGACGTGGAACTAGCCGCAGGTCAAGAGAAGTTTCGTTTGGTGGTGCCGAAGCCGGGAGTTGAACCCGGACGCCCTTGCGAGCACCAGCTCCTGAGGCTGGCGTGTCTGCCATTCCACCACTTCGGCTCGAGGGGATGTTGAAAAAACCCGCCAGCTTCGTTCTCGTTTCGCTCAAGGTTTCGACGTACCGGCGAATAGTACGCCTCAACCTTTCGTTCACTACGGCCTCGCTGGACGGCCTTTTTGAACATCCCCGCATGCGATGAATTACGGGGGAGCCGGATTATCCTGAATTCTCCTTGCTCACGTCAAGCAAGCAACCGGACCGCCATTCACTCTGCATTCTGAGTAGTGACCGGGATGATCCATTGTCCGGCGCTCGTGATCTCTCGTGGATCGCCACTGATGATGATTCGCTCGCGGATCAGCCCTGCTGCCGCGAGCAGCGAGGGCGCCGCAATCCTCGGTGCCTCATCGACGATCAGGACATCGAAGCGCACCTGGTTGAACAAAGGGTCGCTCGCCACCCGTGTGGGTGTCGCAGCCACCAGTCGTCGGTTTTGAAGAAAGGCCTGGCGGTTCGGATGTTCCTCCGCTGCCATCAGTTCGCGAACCTTCTTTGCGCCTCCCAGCTTCGTGATGAACTCTTTGAGTTCCTCAAACTCGGCGCGCTTCCCCCTGGGAACGGCGGCTTCAGGAACGAGTGCTTGGATGCGTGTTTTGGCGATATCAATTTCTTGATCCAGCTGATCTATCTGACTCTGGTACAGCTCACAGTACTGTTTGAGCGATTCTGCATTTTTCCCGAGTGCTTGCATCGACAAACGTTGAAACAGCGACAGAGTCTCAAACTGCTTGAGTGTGGCCTCAGCCTCAGCCATCCGCACTTG
The sequence above is drawn from the Nitrospira sp. genome and encodes:
- a CDS encoding sel1 repeat family protein; this encodes MRLFLLAVVLMWTCTSVATAAEPLKGGSKKTVPSSVSLSGEEPYAALRRGDFRVAGALFLPLAEKGDDRAQYNLGLLYASGLGVIHDFKAAMKWHRLAAGQGHAGAQNALAQMYAKGQGVPLDSVRAHMWYSVAIESSMAGSKDELMKDRDNLASHMAPAQIKKAEELAQKCLESKFKKCGEK